One part of the Polyangiaceae bacterium genome encodes these proteins:
- a CDS encoding GNAT family N-acetyltransferase: MDIRRMGEADIPEVARLYLKAYEVDWNEAGAQKYLGKFHGIEPESCFVAIHEGKVAGAIMAYSYERETGLVLFIQELFVDPEVRNAGTGKKLIAWLRDSFTLAAKVKITPLVKADTNVLNFYNSLGFERDRAVSFMDGF, encoded by the coding sequence ATGGACATTCGCAGGATGGGGGAGGCTGACATCCCCGAGGTTGCCCGGCTGTACTTGAAGGCCTACGAGGTGGACTGGAACGAAGCCGGCGCCCAGAAGTACTTGGGTAAGTTTCACGGCATCGAACCAGAGAGCTGCTTCGTGGCCATTCACGAGGGCAAGGTGGCTGGTGCCATCATGGCGTACTCGTACGAGCGCGAGACCGGCCTGGTGCTCTTCATCCAGGAGCTCTTCGTCGATCCCGAGGTGCGCAACGCTGGTACCGGCAAGAAGCTGATCGCCTGGCTGCGTGACAGCTTCACGCTGGCGGCCAAGGTGAAGATCACCCCGCTCGTGAAGGCCGACACCAACGTCTTGAACTTCTACAACTCACTCGGGTTTGAGCGGGACCGCGCCGTCAGCTTCATGGACGGCTTCTGA
- a CDS encoding type II toxin-antitoxin system ParD family antitoxin: MSDPVKVHLSPDDARFAAALVAAGKYSTLEEAAKAAFRMLREEQTRSDAVRDELQALFAEMDAGVGQEVSNEDFAELVRRAARSGG, translated from the coding sequence ATGTCCGATCCCGTAAAAGTGCATCTAAGCCCAGACGACGCGCGATTCGCTGCGGCCCTCGTTGCCGCGGGGAAGTATTCGACGCTCGAGGAGGCAGCCAAGGCCGCGTTTCGCATGCTCCGGGAGGAGCAGACCCGTAGCGACGCCGTGCGTGACGAACTGCAGGCTCTGTTCGCCGAAATGGACGCTGGCGTCGGCCAAGAGGTTTCAAACGAAGATTTTGCCGAACTGGTGAGGCGAGCAGCGCGATCCGGGGGGTGA
- a CDS encoding D-tyrosyl-tRNA(Tyr) deacylase, which yields MRAVVQRVVGSFVDVLDGDAPGRAGTIEQGYTVLVGVAQGDTEADADWLADKVLGLRLFEDSEGKMNLSLSDVGGSLLAISQFTLLGDARKGRRPSFTQAMEPVGAEALFERFCQRARSQGCRVETGRFRTHMRVHIENDGPVTLLLDSKRLF from the coding sequence ATGCGCGCAGTGGTGCAACGGGTCGTTGGGAGCTTCGTCGATGTGCTGGATGGAGACGCGCCGGGGCGCGCCGGGACCATCGAGCAGGGCTACACCGTGTTGGTTGGCGTCGCTCAAGGCGACACCGAAGCCGACGCTGACTGGCTAGCTGACAAGGTGCTTGGCCTGCGCTTGTTCGAAGACAGCGAGGGCAAGATGAACCTGAGCCTCAGCGACGTGGGCGGGTCGCTGCTCGCCATCAGTCAGTTCACCCTGCTCGGCGACGCACGCAAGGGCCGGCGGCCGAGCTTCACCCAGGCGATGGAGCCGGTGGGTGCGGAGGCGCTGTTCGAGCGCTTCTGTCAGCGGGCGCGGAGCCAAGGCTGCCGAGTGGAGACTGGGCGTTTCCGCACCCATATGCGTGTCCACATCGAGAATGACGGTCCGGTGACGTTGCTCCTCGATAGCAAGCGGCTGTTCTGA
- a CDS encoding Hsp20/alpha crystallin family protein, whose product MNETALSGIFGLRDPDNSSLGAPPGSVSPRVDRYESDRSLLFFADLPGVEEEQLSLEVEGDVMVLSGERPAKSLPGQSAPRSAAVRYYRRFGIPRGIDLGEVDARLSNGVLRIKVPKVALPATAIAVTGKVDEPAADNEGIDWSRLSVPPSEPPSGKSTLNLGSFLAGPRSYRSKPPPKPPSSRSKLRSAAVVTEHRASQPSIEEIEEISSPDWVLE is encoded by the coding sequence ATGAACGAGACCGCACTCAGCGGGATCTTCGGCCTACGAGATCCCGACAACTCATCCCTCGGTGCGCCACCCGGTAGCGTCAGCCCTCGTGTCGATCGCTATGAAAGCGACCGTTCGTTGTTGTTTTTCGCCGACTTGCCCGGTGTCGAAGAGGAGCAGCTCAGCCTCGAAGTCGAAGGGGATGTGATGGTGCTGAGCGGAGAGCGTCCCGCGAAAAGCCTGCCTGGGCAATCGGCGCCGCGCTCCGCCGCAGTGCGCTACTACCGTCGCTTCGGGATTCCCCGAGGTATCGATCTCGGTGAAGTCGACGCGCGACTCTCCAACGGAGTGCTCCGCATCAAGGTTCCGAAGGTAGCGCTGCCCGCCACGGCGATCGCGGTGACTGGCAAGGTCGACGAGCCTGCCGCCGACAACGAGGGCATCGACTGGTCACGCCTCAGCGTGCCCCCAAGCGAGCCGCCGAGCGGCAAATCCACGCTGAATTTGGGGTCATTCCTGGCTGGGCCACGGAGCTATCGGAGCAAGCCTCCGCCGAAGCCACCGTCCAGCCGCTCGAAGCTACGCAGCGCCGCTGTGGTGACCGAGCATCGCGCTTCACAGCCTTCGATCGAGGAGATTGAAGAGATCAGCTCACCTGATTGGGTGCTCGAGTAG
- a CDS encoding Hsp20/alpha crystallin family protein codes for MAIEEILYSYTPEGSAPEGDTQELDQGWFYDEPTPSQAPQSAFPSFRLHDSGESLTLSADVPGLAQDDISVRVSRDLIHISGKRKERIPHGFELVQRERPELEFERKIKLYTRVDPARGAAHLEAGVLTITLRKAAESGAQRIPIRKV; via the coding sequence ATGGCCATCGAGGAGATTCTCTATTCATACACGCCCGAGGGGAGCGCCCCGGAGGGCGACACTCAGGAGCTGGATCAAGGTTGGTTCTACGATGAGCCGACCCCAAGCCAAGCGCCGCAGAGCGCCTTCCCGAGCTTTCGACTCCACGACAGTGGGGAGAGCCTGACGCTCTCTGCGGATGTACCCGGCCTGGCTCAGGACGACATCAGCGTGCGCGTGAGTCGCGACCTGATCCACATCAGCGGTAAGCGCAAAGAGCGTATTCCGCACGGTTTCGAGCTGGTGCAGCGGGAGCGGCCAGAGCTCGAGTTCGAACGCAAGATCAAGCTCTACACCCGAGTCGACCCAGCGCGTGGTGCGGCGCACTTGGAGGCCGGTGTGTTGACCATCACCCTGCGCAAGGCCGCGGAGAGCGGCGCTCAGCGCATTCCAATTCGGAAGGTTTGA